The proteins below are encoded in one region of Reichenbachiella sp. 5M10:
- a CDS encoding cellulase family glycosylhydrolase, whose product MKGYLLSLLVMLTMTACNQEESHTLSVTPTEVEFPLEGGSRNIQIETNAGEWQLEYHADWLTLSSDGGIGNKAKITLTVEGKTLEPKTEDLIVTAGDADPVHVSISQLISDYLHALSANTTSIDLGDFANSQNIEISSEAEAWTLQSDADWLNITPSSGGIGTTTVTVVASSELSEARSTTLLLSAEGAQTSQITVSQTQGYPDYNTNPLAPDASGMGSTAMQLYDKMTIGWNIGNTLEAIGSETAWGNPQVTEELIQLVKQNGFNAIRIPCAWDQYIENQATAKISEDWLNRVKEVVQYCVDNDMYTVLNIHWDGGWLENNITPEYQIANNAKQKALWEQIATHLRDFDEHLIFAGTNEPNVEDAEQMAILDSYHQTFVDAVRATGGKNSHRVLIVQGPSTDVEKTHNLMSTLPTDEIADKMMVEVHYYTPFQYCLMGEDASWGKMFYYWGANFHSTTDVDRNATWGEEADVDRLMALMKTQFFDKGIPMIMGEYAVVQRLSLTGDNLDLHLASRAHYLEYVTRQAKANGMIPFYWDAGNKGDLSSALFDRVTNTVYDQRALDAILAGSKP is encoded by the coding sequence ATGAAAGGCTATTTACTATCCCTACTAGTCATGCTGACGATGACGGCATGCAACCAAGAAGAATCACACACCCTATCCGTCACCCCTACCGAAGTAGAATTCCCGCTGGAGGGGGGCAGTAGAAATATCCAGATTGAAACCAATGCCGGAGAATGGCAACTTGAGTACCATGCGGACTGGCTCACACTCTCTAGTGACGGAGGGATTGGCAATAAAGCCAAAATCACGCTGACAGTTGAGGGTAAAACTTTGGAACCGAAAACCGAAGACTTGATTGTCACGGCTGGTGATGCTGACCCTGTCCATGTCTCTATTTCCCAGTTGATCTCGGACTATCTCCATGCGCTGAGCGCAAATACTACTTCCATAGACTTGGGTGATTTCGCTAACTCTCAGAATATCGAGATTAGCTCGGAGGCCGAAGCTTGGACACTCCAATCGGACGCGGACTGGCTCAACATCACCCCAAGCAGTGGCGGCATAGGAACCACTACGGTCACAGTAGTCGCAAGCAGCGAGCTATCTGAGGCCCGCAGCACGACACTCCTCCTCAGTGCCGAGGGAGCTCAGACGAGCCAAATCACCGTCTCTCAAACTCAAGGATACCCTGACTACAACACCAACCCACTCGCGCCAGACGCCAGCGGCATGGGCAGTACAGCCATGCAACTCTACGACAAGATGACCATCGGATGGAACATCGGAAACACCCTAGAGGCCATCGGTAGCGAGACCGCTTGGGGCAATCCCCAAGTCACCGAAGAGCTCATCCAACTTGTCAAACAAAATGGATTCAACGCCATCCGAATCCCCTGTGCATGGGATCAGTACATCGAAAACCAGGCCACGGCCAAAATTTCGGAGGATTGGCTCAACCGAGTGAAGGAGGTCGTACAATACTGCGTGGATAACGACATGTATACCGTCCTCAACATCCACTGGGACGGAGGGTGGCTCGAAAACAACATCACGCCCGAATATCAAATAGCCAACAATGCCAAACAAAAAGCGCTATGGGAGCAAATCGCTACCCACCTCCGCGATTTTGACGAGCACTTGATCTTCGCCGGTACCAACGAACCCAACGTAGAGGATGCTGAGCAAATGGCTATCCTAGACAGCTACCACCAAACATTTGTAGACGCTGTGCGCGCCACTGGAGGAAAAAACAGTCACCGTGTGCTGATCGTACAGGGACCTTCCACAGATGTCGAAAAAACCCACAACCTCATGTCTACCCTCCCAACCGACGAGATCGCTGACAAAATGATGGTCGAGGTACACTACTACACCCCTTTCCAATATTGCCTCATGGGTGAGGATGCCAGTTGGGGCAAGATGTTCTACTACTGGGGAGCTAACTTCCACTCTACTACAGATGTAGATCGCAATGCGACGTGGGGAGAAGAGGCAGATGTAGATCGCCTGATGGCTTTGATGAAAACACAGTTTTTCGACAAAGGAATTCCCATGATCATGGGCGAATACGCCGTGGTACAGCGACTGAGCCTGACCGGGGACAATTTGGACTTGCACCTCGCCTCTCGAGCTCACTACCTCGAATACGTGACACGACAAGCCAAGGCCAACGGCATGATCCCTTTCTACTGGGATGCCGGAAACAAAGGTGACCTGAGTTCCGCACTGTTTGACAGAGTCACCAACACAGTCTACGACCAACGTGCTTTGGATGCCATCTTAGCGGGTTCCAAACCATGA
- a CDS encoding ABC transporter ATP-binding protein, translated as MLQAKNIHKSYGDLEVLKGVDLTVGDGEIISIVGESGAGKSTLLQILGTLDVPDAGVVEINQKNVIGLKAKELSAFRNREIGFVFQFHNLLPEFTLKENICMPAYIQGRKGKELDEYAEYLLDLLGIARRRDHKPAQVSGGELQRASVARALINKPSLIFADEPSGNLDSKNAEELHRLFFKLQKEFGQAFVIVTHNKSLAEMADRKITIQDGSILS; from the coding sequence ATGCTGCAGGCCAAAAACATTCATAAATCTTACGGTGATCTAGAAGTACTCAAAGGCGTAGATTTGACCGTCGGTGACGGAGAGATCATATCCATAGTAGGAGAGTCAGGTGCTGGCAAGAGTACTTTGCTACAGATTCTCGGGACGCTAGACGTGCCGGACGCAGGAGTCGTAGAGATCAATCAGAAGAATGTAATAGGGCTCAAAGCCAAAGAATTGTCAGCGTTTCGTAACCGAGAGATTGGGTTTGTGTTCCAATTTCACAATCTCTTGCCAGAATTTACCCTCAAAGAAAACATCTGTATGCCAGCTTATATTCAGGGGCGAAAGGGAAAGGAACTCGATGAATATGCTGAGTATTTGCTTGACCTCTTGGGAATCGCGAGGCGTAGAGACCATAAACCTGCGCAGGTATCGGGAGGAGAGTTGCAGCGTGCATCAGTTGCCAGAGCATTGATCAACAAGCCTTCATTGATTTTTGCTGACGAACCGAGTGGCAATCTTGATTCCAAAAATGCAGAAGAGTTGCATCGGTTGTTTTTCAAGTTGCAAAAGGAGTTTGGGCAGGCTTTTGTCATCGTGACGCACAACAAGTCATTGGCGGAAATGGCCGACCGAAAGATCACGATCCAGGACGGTTCGATCCTTAGCTAA
- a CDS encoding response regulator transcription factor yields the protein MSKIKILVVDDHSLVREGIITMLSIYDDFEIIADAESGERALEILEEQRPDVILLDINMTGINGIETAQKVLATYEGIKIIILSMEVTQDHISEAIKAGVSGYLAKDTKKEVLAEAIRKVMEGEQYFGDKISEVIFKGFYKQSKGEQVATENKDLSKREVEVLRQIASGLSNREIADKLFISIRTVDAHRNHIMQKLSMKSTAQLVKYAIKEKIIDLE from the coding sequence ATGTCGAAAATAAAAATTCTAGTTGTAGACGATCACTCCCTAGTCAGGGAGGGGATAATTACCATGCTATCTATATATGATGATTTTGAGATCATCGCTGACGCTGAGAGTGGCGAAAGAGCATTGGAGATACTAGAAGAGCAGCGCCCAGACGTCATCTTGCTCGATATCAATATGACAGGGATCAATGGTATAGAGACAGCTCAAAAGGTGCTCGCAACCTACGAGGGCATCAAGATCATCATCCTCTCTATGGAGGTAACTCAGGACCATATATCAGAGGCCATCAAAGCGGGAGTGTCGGGCTACTTGGCCAAGGATACCAAAAAGGAAGTGCTCGCGGAGGCCATACGAAAGGTGATGGAGGGGGAGCAATATTTCGGAGATAAAATCTCGGAGGTGATCTTCAAGGGTTTTTACAAGCAGAGCAAAGGAGAACAGGTAGCAACCGAAAACAAAGACCTCAGCAAGAGGGAAGTAGAGGTGCTGAGACAAATTGCTTCTGGATTGTCCAACCGTGAGATTGCTGACAAGCTATTCATATCAATCCGTACGGTAGACGCACATCGCAATCATATCATGCAGAAACTGAGTATGAAAAGCACCGCACAGCTTGTGAAATATGCGATCAAAGAGAAGATCATCGATCTCGAATAG
- a CDS encoding DMT family transporter — protein MKISKGVQYMLIAAFVFSLMKVCIKQVSHIPAVEVIMFRSVISLLLSGFFLYRQKVSFWGNNKKVLIMRGASGAVALVMFFSLVQQIPLAAAASMQYLSPVFAAILGVFIVKEKVSWKQYLYFAISFAGVLVIQGFDSRISGLHLAMGLGASFFAGLAYNFVRKLKTTEHPLVIILYFPLVTLPMAILASYFVWEMPQGADWFYLLLVGVFTQIAQYYLTRSYQLEEISKVSIINYTGLLYSIAFGFLLFGETYDWMSYIGMLLIVIGVVLNVKLKK, from the coding sequence ATGAAAATATCTAAGGGGGTTCAATACATGCTCATTGCGGCATTTGTGTTTTCGTTGATGAAGGTGTGTATCAAGCAAGTGTCTCATATACCAGCCGTGGAGGTGATCATGTTTCGTTCGGTGATCTCTCTGTTATTGAGTGGCTTTTTTTTATACAGACAGAAGGTGTCCTTCTGGGGCAACAACAAGAAAGTACTGATCATGCGAGGAGCCTCTGGAGCCGTAGCTTTGGTGATGTTTTTCTCTCTTGTCCAGCAGATCCCACTTGCTGCGGCAGCCAGCATGCAATACCTCTCTCCAGTCTTCGCAGCGATCTTGGGCGTATTCATCGTCAAAGAGAAAGTCAGTTGGAAACAATACCTTTATTTTGCAATTTCATTCGCAGGGGTGCTGGTGATACAGGGCTTTGACAGTAGGATCTCGGGATTGCATCTAGCGATGGGTCTTGGTGCTTCGTTTTTTGCGGGCTTGGCCTACAACTTTGTCCGAAAACTTAAGACTACCGAGCACCCTTTGGTGATTATCCTCTATTTTCCATTGGTGACACTTCCTATGGCGATCCTTGCGAGCTATTTTGTGTGGGAGATGCCCCAAGGCGCTGATTGGTTTTATCTGTTGCTGGTTGGGGTTTTTACCCAGATTGCGCAGTACTACCTGACGCGATCGTATCAGCTAGAGGAGATTTCCAAAGTCTCCATCATCAATTATACCGGGCTGCTGTATTCGATTGCTTTTGGTTTTTTACTCTTCGGAGAGACCTACGACTGGATGAGTTACATAGGGATGCTCCTCATCGTCATCGGTGTGGTACTGAATGTCAAGTTGAAGAAGTAG
- a CDS encoding alpha-N-arabinofuranosidase: MKQLTLLLSFVCGWTLSSAQDIQVQIDTKTNGPTISKHIYGHFAEHLGRCIYDGFYVGEDETRIPHTAGVRNDIIEALKELQIPNLRWPGGCFADTYHWQDGIGPKDQRPTIVNQWWGGVTEDNSFGTHEFLNMCELLETEPYLSGNVGSGTVKEFADWMQYTNNGGVSPMSELRKENGRENPWNVKYWGVGNEAWGCGGHMTPEYYANVYRQFATYMTGSDIQRIASGASSNDYNWTETLMKNIPAHLVDGLALHHYSVIDWNDKGSASQFTEEQYFITLQRAWEMEELVTKHVAIMDKYDPEKKIDLIVDEWGGWYDVEEGTNPGFLYQQNTMRDAMIAGMTLNIFNNHADRVKMANLAQSVNVLQAVILTKEEKMILTPTYHVMKMYTAHHDAKLLPLKIQNNATYKNGANELPAISASASVDQAGITHISLVNIDARQTQTVSIPLSGVKKADVSGSVLASAKIQDHNSFDKPSKIQPVDFKEFKVKGGQLEVTLPPASVVVLEVK, from the coding sequence ATGAAGCAACTAACATTACTACTTTCCTTCGTATGTGGCTGGACCCTGAGTTCAGCACAAGACATCCAGGTACAAATCGATACCAAAACAAACGGGCCAACGATCAGCAAGCACATCTACGGTCACTTTGCTGAGCACCTCGGGCGCTGTATCTACGATGGCTTCTATGTCGGAGAAGACGAAACCAGGATCCCTCATACCGCTGGCGTACGCAACGACATCATCGAAGCACTCAAAGAACTACAAATTCCCAACCTCCGTTGGCCTGGGGGCTGTTTTGCAGACACCTACCACTGGCAGGATGGCATAGGACCAAAAGACCAGCGCCCCACCATCGTCAACCAATGGTGGGGCGGTGTGACCGAAGACAACAGCTTTGGTACACATGAGTTTCTCAACATGTGCGAATTGCTCGAGACAGAACCCTACCTCTCTGGCAATGTAGGCAGCGGCACGGTCAAGGAGTTTGCCGACTGGATGCAGTACACCAACAACGGAGGCGTGAGTCCCATGTCAGAGCTGCGCAAAGAAAACGGTAGAGAAAACCCATGGAATGTAAAGTACTGGGGGGTAGGCAATGAAGCCTGGGGCTGTGGCGGTCACATGACCCCCGAATACTACGCGAATGTCTATCGCCAATTTGCCACTTACATGACTGGGAGTGACATCCAACGTATCGCCTCTGGTGCCAGCAGCAATGATTACAACTGGACCGAAACACTCATGAAAAACATCCCTGCTCACCTTGTAGATGGTCTCGCTCTACACCACTATTCGGTGATTGATTGGAACGACAAGGGGTCCGCTTCTCAGTTCACCGAGGAGCAGTATTTCATCACTTTGCAGCGTGCCTGGGAGATGGAAGAACTCGTCACCAAACACGTAGCGATCATGGACAAGTACGATCCCGAAAAGAAAATCGACCTGATCGTCGACGAATGGGGCGGATGGTACGATGTGGAAGAAGGCACCAACCCCGGCTTCCTCTATCAGCAAAACACCATGAGAGATGCCATGATTGCAGGCATGACACTCAACATATTCAACAACCACGCGGACCGAGTCAAAATGGCCAACCTCGCTCAAAGTGTCAACGTGCTACAAGCCGTGATCCTGACGAAAGAAGAAAAAATGATACTCACACCGACCTACCATGTCATGAAAATGTACACGGCACATCATGATGCAAAACTGCTCCCGCTCAAAATCCAAAACAACGCCACTTACAAAAATGGGGCAAACGAACTACCCGCAATATCCGCTTCGGCGTCCGTCGATCAAGCTGGAATCACGCATATTTCGCTAGTCAATATCGACGCTCGCCAGACTCAGACAGTGAGCATCCCACTATCGGGAGTAAAAAAAGCAGATGTCTCAGGTAGTGTTTTGGCTTCTGCTAAAATACAAGACCACAACTCCTTCGACAAGCCTAGCAAAATTCAACCTGTTGATTTCAAAGAATTCAAGGTTAAAGGCGGGCAACTTGAAGTGACGTTGCCTCCTGCCTCTGTGGTAGTATTAGAAGTAAAATAA
- the sucC gene encoding ADP-forming succinate--CoA ligase subunit beta → MNIHEYQSKEILKGYGVTIQEGIVADTPEAALVAAKELNAKTGTSWYVIKAQIHAGGRGKGKINETGSNGVVLAKSLDEVSTKAKDILNGTLVTHQTGPEGKKVNKVLVAQDVYYPGDSEPKEYYLSILLDRAKGCNVIMASTEGGMDIETVAENTPEKIIKEWIDPAVGLQGFQARKVAFALGLEGEAFKGMVKFIFSLYKAYEGTDSSMFEINPVLKTSDNKILAVDAKVDLDDNALFRHRDLMELRDLSEEDPAEVEAGKSGLNYVKLDGNVGCMVNGAGLAMATMDIIKLSGGEPANFLDVGGSANAETVEAGFRIIMKDPNVKAILINIFGGIVRCDRVANGVVEAYKNIGEINIPIIVRLQGTNAEEGAKIIEESGLKVYSAIVLKDAAAKVKELI, encoded by the coding sequence ATGAACATTCACGAATATCAATCTAAGGAAATACTAAAAGGATACGGTGTAACAATTCAAGAAGGCATTGTTGCTGACACTCCAGAAGCTGCTCTCGTGGCTGCCAAAGAACTCAACGCAAAAACTGGCACCAGCTGGTATGTAATCAAAGCACAGATCCACGCAGGTGGTAGAGGAAAGGGCAAAATCAACGAGACAGGTTCAAACGGTGTAGTTTTGGCGAAAAGCCTCGACGAAGTATCTACCAAAGCCAAAGACATCCTCAACGGAACCTTGGTGACACACCAAACTGGCCCAGAAGGAAAGAAAGTCAACAAAGTTTTGGTTGCACAAGACGTGTATTACCCAGGCGACTCTGAGCCAAAAGAGTATTACCTCAGTATCCTCTTGGACAGAGCCAAAGGATGCAACGTGATCATGGCCTCTACCGAAGGTGGTATGGATATCGAAACGGTAGCAGAGAATACACCAGAAAAAATCATCAAGGAATGGATCGACCCTGCGGTAGGACTACAAGGATTTCAGGCTAGAAAAGTAGCTTTTGCCCTGGGTCTCGAAGGCGAAGCTTTCAAAGGCATGGTGAAATTCATCTTCTCGCTGTACAAAGCATACGAAGGGACTGATTCGTCTATGTTTGAAATCAACCCTGTACTAAAAACATCCGACAACAAGATCCTCGCGGTAGATGCGAAAGTGGACTTGGATGACAATGCACTATTCAGACACAGAGATCTGATGGAGTTGAGAGACTTGTCAGAAGAAGATCCAGCGGAAGTAGAAGCGGGAAAATCTGGATTGAACTATGTCAAACTAGACGGAAATGTAGGGTGTATGGTCAATGGTGCTGGACTAGCGATGGCCACCATGGACATCATCAAATTGTCAGGTGGTGAGCCAGCCAACTTCCTCGACGTAGGAGGATCAGCCAATGCTGAAACAGTAGAAGCAGGCTTCCGTATCATCATGAAGGATCCAAACGTAAAAGCAATTTTGATCAATATCTTCGGTGGTATTGTGAGATGTGACAGAGTGGCCAACGGAGTAGTAGAAGCCTACAAAAACATCGGAGAAATCAACATCCCGATCATCGTAAGACTACAAGGAACCAATGCAGAAGAAGGTGCTAAAATCATCGAAGAGTCAGGCTTGAAAGTCTACTCAGCGATCGTATTGAAAGACGCTGCTGCGAAAGTGAAAGAATTGATATAA
- a CDS encoding PQQ-dependent sugar dehydrogenase, with product MKRILLLGTTLWLGAWMVSCQTQEKQQKDFRAAKERFTTNCSGCHGAQMEAFTDRKWKHGNEPDSLFQTIKYGLGDLGMPSFQNAFTDEEIQDLVAYIRTGIENTGQYTFEEETIRSDTFETSAEFDLKLDTVYSGGAVPWGMVFLPNSELLITEVSGRLYKINAQREKTEISGGPETRAFGQGGLMDIELHPDFETNQLLYLSYAKIKVDGGDTLATTAIAKYKYAGDRLTDGEDLVVAMPYSKKPYHFGSRIEFDDDGYLYFSVGDRGSRDTNPQNLDNHCGKIHRIHDDGSIPMDNPFVGDSTAIQSIYSYGHRNPQGLAFNPSDDQLWENEHGPRGGDEINIIQPGINYGWPEVSYGINYDGTIFTSDTTRQGMHAPLHYWVPSIAPCGMDFIDSTLYPQWENQLLVASLRFKYLNRCKIQNGKVIEEEKLLQNIGRVRNVKTGPDGYIYVAVEQPGSIFRLIPIQK from the coding sequence ATGAAACGTATTCTTCTATTGGGCACTACACTATGGCTAGGAGCATGGATGGTGTCTTGTCAAACTCAAGAGAAACAACAAAAAGATTTCCGTGCAGCAAAAGAACGCTTCACTACCAATTGCAGCGGATGCCACGGCGCACAAATGGAAGCCTTTACTGATCGCAAATGGAAACATGGCAATGAACCAGACAGCCTTTTTCAGACCATCAAGTATGGACTAGGGGATTTGGGCATGCCCTCCTTCCAAAATGCCTTTACCGACGAAGAGATCCAAGATCTAGTAGCCTATATCCGTACGGGGATCGAAAACACGGGGCAATATACCTTCGAAGAAGAAACTATCCGCTCAGACACTTTCGAGACAAGTGCGGAGTTTGATCTCAAACTCGATACAGTATATAGCGGTGGCGCAGTACCCTGGGGCATGGTTTTCCTTCCAAATAGTGAGCTATTGATCACCGAAGTTTCTGGACGACTCTACAAAATCAACGCCCAACGTGAAAAAACAGAAATCTCCGGTGGACCAGAGACTCGTGCTTTTGGTCAAGGAGGCTTAATGGATATAGAGCTTCATCCCGATTTTGAAACAAACCAACTACTCTATCTTTCCTACGCCAAAATCAAAGTAGATGGAGGTGACACACTTGCTACGACCGCTATCGCCAAGTACAAATACGCAGGCGACCGTTTGACCGATGGAGAAGACCTGGTTGTGGCCATGCCCTACTCCAAAAAACCCTATCACTTTGGATCAAGAATTGAATTTGATGATGATGGTTACTTATATTTTTCTGTAGGTGACCGAGGCAGTCGTGATACGAACCCGCAAAACCTTGACAATCACTGTGGAAAAATCCACCGAATCCATGATGATGGCAGCATACCTATGGACAATCCCTTCGTTGGAGACTCGACAGCCATCCAGAGCATCTACTCTTACGGTCATCGCAACCCTCAAGGGCTAGCATTCAACCCATCTGACGATCAACTTTGGGAAAACGAACACGGTCCTAGAGGGGGGGACGAGATCAATATCATACAGCCTGGTATCAACTATGGCTGGCCCGAAGTATCCTACGGCATCAACTACGATGGCACCATATTCACGAGTGACACCACCCGCCAAGGCATGCATGCTCCCCTTCATTATTGGGTTCCCTCGATTGCCCCGTGCGGCATGGACTTCATAGACAGTACCCTCTACCCACAGTGGGAAAATCAATTGCTGGTTGCATCGCTGCGCTTCAAGTACCTCAACCGCTGCAAAATCCAAAATGGAAAAGTCATCGAAGAAGAAAAGTTGCTGCAAAACATCGGACGAGTCAGAAATGTCAAAACAGGTCCAGACGGATACATCTATGTCGCCGTAGAGCAGCCTGGCTCTATTTTCCGATTGATCCCTATTCAAAAATAA
- a CDS encoding histidine kinase, which produces MKYKKLNILFLEDSAEDAERVAYELDRAGLDNDYLRVSDLTDFKEKLFDFLPHVVISDYYLPTCTALDAIRLLGEINIPFIIVSDVVGEENAVDALKSGVTDFVSKDHLSRLPLVIERALNEMKSVRHQKNVEHELIQSKERLELALEGTDLGVWDLDFMSNTIIYDEKSLSILELPKKDAIMRFGYFQGYEGMDQTRLKKGMDDHIAGVTPIFDQEFSIKPEDSAVPKWILVRGKITRRALDGTPLRASGTLLDVTEKKVNEENLKKNQAILENAEAVAHIGSFEWLPKSERFVYSEGFAEILDFEPGQKVSIRQLYKERIHRQDRQFLREVLFGGKEFYDIEHRINMSDGEMKILRNSGNIRHNTKGEIVSIMGIVQDITEQREISKSIFNAQQFERSRMARDIHDGIGQMLVATKFKISSLETNPSDEPKKEEIEELLSTILEEVRRVSRNMSNRHLEEFGLKKTMEYLVEQVETMGDFEVIHSLDIPDDYNMDLSSAIYRIAQEATFNIVKYAKASNVSIKVESTDQNIILEVKDDGVGFDTENNWNGIKNMKERTSLQNGHFEISSAVGKGTIIKSWFPLNT; this is translated from the coding sequence TTGAAGTATAAAAAATTAAACATACTGTTTCTCGAAGATTCGGCAGAGGATGCCGAGCGCGTAGCGTATGAGTTGGACCGTGCAGGACTGGACAATGACTATTTGCGAGTCAGTGATCTCACGGATTTCAAAGAAAAACTTTTTGATTTTTTGCCACATGTAGTGATCTCAGATTATTACCTGCCGACTTGTACAGCCCTAGATGCGATCCGTTTGTTGGGAGAGATCAACATTCCTTTCATTATCGTCTCGGATGTAGTTGGGGAAGAAAATGCCGTTGATGCACTCAAATCCGGAGTGACAGATTTCGTATCCAAAGACCACCTCTCTCGGCTTCCACTGGTGATCGAGCGGGCGCTCAACGAAATGAAGTCTGTGCGTCACCAAAAGAATGTGGAGCACGAATTGATTCAAAGCAAAGAGCGTCTCGAGTTGGCTTTGGAAGGGACAGACTTGGGCGTGTGGGATTTGGACTTTATGTCCAATACCATCATTTATGATGAGAAGAGTTTGTCCATCCTAGAGCTACCTAAAAAGGATGCAATCATGAGGTTTGGTTATTTTCAAGGATATGAGGGAATGGATCAGACAAGACTCAAAAAAGGAATGGATGATCATATTGCGGGAGTGACGCCTATTTTTGATCAGGAATTTTCGATCAAACCGGAGGATTCGGCGGTACCCAAATGGATACTGGTACGTGGCAAAATCACTCGGCGTGCACTGGATGGTACACCACTTCGTGCGTCGGGTACCTTGCTCGATGTGACAGAAAAGAAAGTCAATGAGGAAAACTTAAAGAAGAACCAAGCTATTCTTGAAAATGCCGAAGCAGTAGCGCATATTGGTAGTTTTGAGTGGTTGCCCAAGAGTGAGCGATTTGTCTATTCGGAGGGCTTTGCTGAGATATTGGATTTCGAGCCAGGACAAAAAGTCTCGATTAGACAGTTATATAAGGAAAGGATTCATCGTCAGGATCGCCAATTTCTCCGTGAGGTACTGTTTGGCGGCAAGGAGTTTTACGACATAGAGCACCGTATCAATATGTCAGATGGAGAAATGAAGATACTCAGAAACTCGGGCAATATTCGACACAACACAAAGGGAGAGATCGTCTCCATCATGGGGATCGTACAGGATATCACAGAACAGCGGGAGATTAGTAAGTCGATTTTCAACGCCCAGCAATTTGAAAGGAGTCGAATGGCTAGAGATATCCATGATGGGATTGGCCAGATGTTGGTAGCCACTAAGTTCAAGATTTCGTCCTTGGAGACAAACCCTAGTGATGAGCCCAAGAAGGAAGAGATCGAGGAGTTGCTGTCTACGATACTTGAAGAGGTAAGGCGCGTCTCTAGAAACATGTCTAATCGTCATCTGGAGGAGTTTGGCCTCAAGAAGACCATGGAGTATCTCGTCGAGCAGGTAGAGACCATGGGGGATTTCGAGGTGATTCATTCGCTAGATATACCGGATGACTACAACATGGACCTATCCAGTGCCATCTATCGTATCGCCCAAGAGGCTACTTTCAACATTGTCAAATATGCCAAAGCAAGTAATGTGTCGATTAAGGTGGAATCTACCGATCAAAATATTATCTTAGAAGTTAAAGATGATGGAGTCGGATTTGATACAGAAAATAATTGGAATGGTATAAAAAATATGAAAGAAAGGACATCTTTGCAAAACGGCCATTTTGAGATTAGTTCTGCCGTGGGCAAGGGTACCATCATTAAATCTTGGTTTCCGCTCAATACATAA